The following DNA comes from Methanothrix sp..
GATGGAGTGCATCTTCAAGGCCCTGGGGCTGGCCCTGCGCCAGGCGGCGGCGGAGGGAGAGAGGGGCATCCTCAGCACCAAAGGGGTGATCTGAGGGGCAGATCAGGGCGGATCCGGGTAGGTCGGAGGCGAATCTGAGGCCAGATAGAGATCAAAATAGCTTCTCTATCTCTTTCAGATCGATTCTGGCAGTGGAGTCCAGGCTGAGGGGGGTTAAGGATACCAGCTTGTCCTGATAGATGGTCTGCACATCAGTCCCCTCCTCATCGCAGCATATCAGCTCTCCATCTATCCAGTAATAAGGCCGCCCGCGCGGGTCGAAGCGCTCCTGCACTGTCGTCTTGAAGATCTTCTTTGCCAGACGGGTCACCTTTATTTCCGTCTCCTCGCTGGCCCCGACAGGGACATTCAGGTTCAGAAGATCCACGCCCACCGGAAGGCCGTGCTCTAAGACCCGGGTCGCTACCCGGCGCAGAAACAGAGCTGCCACATCAAAGCTGTGCTTGGCCCCATGATGCATATCGAACTTATCGCCCTGGTCGACGGCCTGGATCGAGGCCGCAATGGCAGGAACACCGTAGCTGGCTGCCTCCAGGGCCGCTCCTATGGTCCCGCTCGTGGTAACAGTATCGGTGCTGATGTTCTCTCCCACATTTATTCCTGAGATGACCAGATCAGGCATCTCCTTAAGGATGGCGAAGATGCCTATGATGACTGAATCCACCGGTGTTCCAGTGACTGCATAGGCTTTAAAGCCGTTCAGGTTCACCTCGGCATAGCGCAGGGGCTCAAAGACGGATATAGATCTGCCCACGCCGCTCTTCTGCCCGGAGGGCGCAGCTACTGTCACCTCCCCCAGGCCCCGAACGCTCTTTGCCGCCGCCTCGAGGCCGGAGGCATAAACGCCATCATCGTTGCTAACCAGTATGCGATGCATCTCTTGAGCCTTGAGCATCCTACCGGTATTAAACTATCCCCCGAACCGGATAAACGCTATATGCCAAAGCATACGATTATATCCGCCCGGATCCATTGCCAGATAATTCATGCCTGTGCTAAGCATTGTGGTCTGCAGGATGCTGGAGGACGAGCTAGCCCACATATTATCCGCCGATGAGGAGACTCGAGAGCTCATCTTGGTGGATGGTATCGAAAGCATGAGACTGTCGGAGAAGCTGAAGTCTCTGGGGCGGCCCCACATCCTCCTCAGCCGGCCTAGGCTCTCTTGCCGATGCAAAGGAGGACCTCTTCGACCTTCCCTGCCCCCTCTACTTCCTCGGCGATGAGCAGGGGGAGAGGATCGACGACTGCATTGCTGCCGCCCTGGGAGGAAACGAGATCTACAGCCGGACTCTGGCCGAGCATCAGGACGTGGCCCTCTTCATGACACCGATGTGGGCTGCCAACTGGAAAGCCATGGGCCAGGAGGGGTCAACCCGCAGCAGAAAAAGAGATATGCAGTCGATGCTGAAGAGAAGCGGCCTGACCAAGGTGGCCAGGATTGATACCGGCCTTGCTCTTGAGAAGGGCTTTGATGAGAATGTCGAAGACTTTGCCAGGCAGTTTGGTTTGAAGAAGATCCAGCTTGAGGGAGGAACGAGGGTAGCAGAGAGGAGCTACCAGCAGACTAAGAGGCAATTGATGAAGTGCTGGGCGATGCGCGGAGATCAAGATGCTTCATGCCGGAGCTAAATTTCTGCGCAGGATAAATATCACGTCCCGACCGGGATTCGAACCCGGGTTGAAGGCTCTCTGCGCGAAAAACGCTCCGCAGGCCTCCAGGATATCCACTACCCCATCGGGACAAGAACAGCCTTCATGGAATGCTTCAGGTTATTAAGCCTATTGGCATGAGACCCTGGTCTGTGCCGTCCTGATGGCGCGCAGAAAGTCGATCTTGCGAAACTCCGGCCAGAAGGGAGCACAAAAATAGGCAGCGCATTCATTGCCATTGGCCTGCCAGGGAAGGAAGTTTGAGGTGCGAAAATCCCCCGCCGTCCTGATGATCAGATCCACCTTGGGAACGGGAGTGCCATCCTGGGGATAAAGATGCTGAGCGATGAGAGATTCATCAATATCCCTGGCTCTGACCTTTCCCTCCACCACCAGGCGGGCCAGGGAGCATGCAGCATCCACCAGCTCCCTCTGGCCGCCATAGGCCAGGGCCACATTCAGATACATCCTGCTGTAATCCCTGGTGGCCTCTTCAGTCAGCCGGATCTCCTCCCGCAGGTCATCGGGCAGCATCTCCAGACGACCTATGGCCCGCACTCGAACTCTGTTGTTATGAGTCTTCTTCGATCTTCTGAGATCATTGAACTTCTCTTTTATCAGATCAAACAGATAGCCTTTCTCCGATTCATCCCGGCTGAAGTTCTCTGTAGAAAAAGCATAAAGAGTAAGATGGCGCACGCCCAATTCCAGGCACCATTCCGACACCCTCTCCGAGGTCTCAGCGCCAAGGCTATGACCGAGAAATTGCGATAGCCCCTTTCTCCTGGCATACCTGCGGTTCCCATCCTGGATTATCGCCACATGCTCCACCGGCGCCCCGGCCAAAACCTGAGCCTTGAGCATCCTTTCATATAGCATATAAACAGGATTTCTGATCATCGAACTCATTCAGTTAATTAATCTCGCGAATTACTATTTAAATAATTCCTTGTCTGAGCCCAAAGGCCGGCGGGGCCATCCTCGCCCGGGGGCAAAATACTAATATCTGATGCCTCACTTCCTTATTCCCAGGGCCCGTGGTCTAGCTGGTTATGACATCGCCTTCACACGGCGGAGATCACGCGTTCGAATCGCGTCGGGCCCATTTCGGAACTGGATCGACACAAGCTTTAACTATTCAAGCGCCATTTTCAACTGAAGGTGTGGGATGTTGCTCTATAATTATTATTTGAGGTGATAAGCTGTATAATAGTGATCATGGGGGGGAGGAAGGAGCGGTAATAACCAGGGTCCGCCTCCCCCGTAAACAGGATAGAGAGATATTCGGTCATGTAGAAAGCCTTCTTGGCTCCAATCGAATAAAGGTCAGAGGCATAGACGGAGTAACAAGGATGGCCCGCATACCGGGAAAGATGAAGAAGAGGATCTGGATCCGAGAGGGCGACGTGGTCATAATCATCCCCTGGGAGTTTCAGAATGAGAAGGCGGATGTTGTCTGGAGATACACCGGCCCCCAGGTGGACTGGCTGCAACGCAAAGGTTTTCTGAAGGGCTCTTCATAGGCCGGATAGACAGATCATGAGCAGGCGTAGCAAGGATGAGGATTTTGATGCCCGCATTGATGCCCTTCGCACCAGGATCAAGGACTCTGACGATCTGAATGTCGAGGATGCTGTCTTTGACAAGCGGACCCTGATGGACCTGTACAGCCTGGCCAGCAAGGGGGTCATAGATGCCCTGGGAGGCTCAGTCAGCACTGGAAAAGAGGCGAACATATTCGCAGCACTCTCGGAGGAGAGGGTCCTTGCCCTCAAGATCTACCGCATTTCTACCAGCAACTTCAATGTGATGCGGGATTACCTGCATGGCGATCCCAGATTTAGCAGCGTCAAGGGCACAAAAAGAGCCATTGTCGCCGCCTGGACCCGTAAGGAGTACCGCAATCTCCTGCGGGCGGAGCAGGCCGGCGTGAGGGTGCCCCACCCATTTGCCATGAGAGAGAATATTCTGGTGATGGAGATGATAGGCCAGGAAGATGCTGCCGCACCACCCCTGAAGGATATGGAACTGGGGGCTGCAGAGGCCGAGCGCATATACCAGAAGATCATTGAATACATATCCATTCTTTATAATCAGGCCGGCCTGGTCCATGCCGACCTGAGCGAGTTCAATATCCTCTATGACCGGGGCGAGCCGGTGATAATCGATATGGGGCAGTCAGTCACCCTGGACCATCCCCAGTCTAAAAGGTTCTTGGAGCGCGACATCTCCAATATCGCCAATTACTTCCAGAAAAAATATTCGATCGGCTCATCCGAGGAGATCTGGGACAGGATTCAGAAGGCTAGAGAACTTAAAAATCGAGACTATAAAACAGATTATAAAAGGCAGCACTAAAAAAGCAGCAATGAAAAGCAGCCATGAAAAGCAGCAGATCAAAATGAAGGAGGCTGACAATGGATATTAAGATCCCAGAAGAAAGGATAGGAGTTCTGGTGGGCCCCAGCGGCTCCACCAAGCACTTCATAGAAGAGAAGACACAGACCTCTCTGGAGATAGATAGCGAGACGGGCACAATCTCAGTCACATCCGAAGAAGATCCATTGCAGGTATTGAGGGTCGTGGACCTGGTAAAGGCCATTGGCAGGGGATTCTCACCGGAGAGGGCACTGGTGATCCTGGACGACGAGATGCTGATGCTCGATGTGCTCGATATATCCAAGGTGGCCAGCACCAGGAGCGATATGGAACGGTTGAAGGGGCGGATCATCGGCAGGGATGGAAGGTCGCGGGTGGTGATGGAGCAGCTCTCAGGCACCAAGGTCTCAGTCTACGGCAAGACAGTGGCCATCCTGGGCTATCCCGCTCAGATCAGGGTGGCCCGGACGGCGATAGAGATGCTCTTGGATGGTGCTCCGCATGGCAATGTCTACAGCTTCCTGGAGAGGAAGCATAAGGAGCTGGCTAAAGAGGAACTGAAAGAGCAGGGCATACTCTAGGGCCCGCTCGGATCGATCTGATTGAGGCTGGGGTTTTGAGCTTCGAGTTACAGCTAGAATTCACCGATTGGCTGCTCATTGCAGCGGCATTGATAGGCCTGTACTCCATTCTCCTTCTGCCCTTGAGGGACAGCGAAGAATGGAAGAGGAGAGGAGTGACTGTGGGAGGGATATCCGGTATACCTCTCCTCATATTCATACGCACGACCAGGGGCTTGAAGCTGCTGGATAGGCTCAGCCGCCCCAGGAGATTCTGGAGGGTTGTGGTCTCATTGGGAATCCCCCTGGTGATATTGAGCATGGCCTATTTCCTGATATTGGTCCTGCTGATGACATATCTGATGATCCTCTCTCCCCCTGAGCCCAGCAGCTACAATGCCCCCAGAAATATCCTGCTCATCCCCGGCCTGAACGAGTACATCCCCTTCTTCTGGGGCTGGATCGCCCTTTTCATCACCATGCTGGTGCATGAGTTCGCCCATGGCATTCTCTCCCGGGCGGAA
Coding sequences within:
- the surE gene encoding 5'/3'-nucleotidase SurE encodes the protein MHRILVSNDDGVYASGLEAAAKSVRGLGEVTVAAPSGQKSGVGRSISVFEPLRYAEVNLNGFKAYAVTGTPVDSVIIGIFAILKEMPDLVISGINVGENISTDTVTTSGTIGAALEAASYGVPAIAASIQAVDQGDKFDMHHGAKHSFDVAALFLRRVATRVLEHGLPVGVDLLNLNVPVGASEETEIKVTRLAKKIFKTTVQERFDPRGRPYYWIDGELICCDEEGTDVQTIYQDKLVSLTPLSLDSTARIDLKEIEKLF
- a CDS encoding DUF1638 domain-containing protein; translated protein: MAAALGGNEIYSRTLAEHQDVALFMTPMWAANWKAMGQEGSTRSRKRDMQSMLKRSGLTKVARIDTGLALEKGFDENVEDFARQFGLKKIQLEGGTRVAERSYQQTKRQLMKCWAMRGDQDASCRS
- the uppS gene encoding polyprenyl diphosphate synthase, whose translation is MSSMIRNPVYMLYERMLKAQVLAGAPVEHVAIIQDGNRRYARRKGLSQFLGHSLGAETSERVSEWCLELGVRHLTLYAFSTENFSRDESEKGYLFDLIKEKFNDLRRSKKTHNNRVRVRAIGRLEMLPDDLREEIRLTEEATRDYSRMYLNVALAYGGQRELVDAACSLARLVVEGKVRARDIDESLIAQHLYPQDGTPVPKVDLIIRTAGDFRTSNFLPWQANGNECAAYFCAPFWPEFRKIDFLRAIRTAQTRVSCQ
- the eif1A gene encoding translation initiation factor eIF-1A produces the protein MYNSDHGGEEGAVITRVRLPRKQDREIFGHVESLLGSNRIKVRGIDGVTRMARIPGKMKKRIWIREGDVVIIIPWEFQNEKADVVWRYTGPQVDWLQRKGFLKGSS
- a CDS encoding serine protein kinase RIO; the protein is MSRRSKDEDFDARIDALRTRIKDSDDLNVEDAVFDKRTLMDLYSLASKGVIDALGGSVSTGKEANIFAALSEERVLALKIYRISTSNFNVMRDYLHGDPRFSSVKGTKRAIVAAWTRKEYRNLLRAEQAGVRVPHPFAMRENILVMEMIGQEDAAAPPLKDMELGAAEAERIYQKIIEYISILYNQAGLVHADLSEFNILYDRGEPVIIDMGQSVTLDHPQSKRFLERDISNIANYFQKKYSIGSSEEIWDRIQKARELKNRDYKTDYKRQH
- a CDS encoding pre-rRNA-processing protein PNO1, with product MDIKIPEERIGVLVGPSGSTKHFIEEKTQTSLEIDSETGTISVTSEEDPLQVLRVVDLVKAIGRGFSPERALVILDDEMLMLDVLDISKVASTRSDMERLKGRIIGRDGRSRVVMEQLSGTKVSVYGKTVAILGYPAQIRVARTAIEMLLDGAPHGNVYSFLERKHKELAKEELKEQGIL